The sequence below is a genomic window from Lolium perenne isolate Kyuss_39 chromosome 7, Kyuss_2.0, whole genome shotgun sequence.
agaaatttataagtaatggtacctggtctgcaggaacaTCGTAGTCGGCGtcaagttgcttcagcaacggtcctagagctttcctgaaggcgtgggtcttccacatggaccaccaagtctcaaaaccatcggtagtggtggtgaaacggaggttgtgaggaattggaatggccacagcatcaaagaaggtatagcacctttggccagtgaggatgtcaggcagttcagctctgcttgctgtcaggtggtggagaaagaagtgtgggggcacttgcccgagaccaaactgccgggctactaccaccggttggtaagactcataaccaggcttgatgatcctgtttgaggtactcatgccaactgggagaaagcaaggacggatcatgatagagtacaagtgccgagtgctggggtcatcggcaaagctgtccaatctaaaggagactggattctcaaagttCTCAGactcagtataaggaaagaacagggggttgtccaagccttggaagaaaaCCCTGAACCACTCTGACGCTTctttagggatcagcctgctgcctgggaggctatacagagcttggccgtagctagtgcatcggatctccttccCATCAGCATCTGGGAAGGTGTAGGTGGTcaaaggtggaaagtttgggatctggttctgaaagtacaaCTGGGCCCATaactgaatgaaccaccaggggcctcctgttttaactgtcttttgggagaacagtttgacagacatcagttggagagatcgatagacctctccaaggaacagtttaccAATGCCAAGTTGTGTGCCTTTggcgagttcataggccagggaaaggtaattcttggttggggcgagtgatgggccacagaatatgaagtgctccaaccagaagttcaagaaggccgtgtgttctctctctgtcacagggcctttggttttcatataacgtttgaggtaggcaccccagctggtacactcttttttggaggaaagggtgaaagggacctttggcagctTAAAGGCAGAGGGGCTtgaggatgcaatgtctaggcctgtgatcatggccacgtccagcagagttggtgtcatggggccatggccgaacatgaagcaattcagtgcatcagaccaaaagtagccgatggttttcagaatgttctcattcttttcaagaggagacaatgataatgacaaagcatcggctatccctatcgtttcccaggtggcataatgggttttagacactctactgtaccatgccacccaaccctcaggaggattaggccaggctcgcaggcagtcggcccaggaagttagatctaaattctggttcacgaaggggattctattGACCTCACACGAGATTAAGTTAGCGGGACTCTCAgaagaacgggggccaagacacatagaatttgggagagaaggatgcggcagcaggatgtctgaaatCTAAAATTAATAACAAAATAGGGCATTAATTCAGGTGATTgctgttaatcctaacatttactcggatggcgaggggcggttaaggattaccttcagaccggagaccatggcgttggcgctggatgattccgccattggacgcGCTGTGGAGTTGGAATggcgcggttgagatctgagattcgtgtgGCTGTGAGTTGGATCTGCTCGGGCGGCGAtttgggatctgagtttgctttctcagacggaggtcgcaggttaccgtttgaaggggcaactgggttggcctttctcgcgttttatggtagaggccgatgcgatgccatcggctcttttgggggattgtttgactttgactatcggcaaaattaactggaagcacttcttcattaataagagggtttttacaatgaagagccgattgctcagaaaaggaagaacaaaagaagagccgattgctcgagtactactagtcctatactacTAATCTttgctggcctcgtcgtcggcatcgtaacTGCCGTCGGCGCTACTTCCAGAaatttcctcgtcgctgctgccccagccctcggccggagcttcttcctcctcgtcatcatcgtcgtagtcactgtccgcccaagcgcggaagcgctttgccggcggatacccggcggaggaggaggagtcgtcttcctcctcttcctcctcttcctcctcttcttcttcttcctcttcctcatcggaggaggtgaagcgtgcccaggagtggaggtcgtcctcactctcgctctccagttccccgtcgataaggaactggaggtcttcctccccatcggtcaggggcaagtcgccatctgacccgacgagggcctcgggtgggtCATCTGGCACGTAGTCAAAGTCCCACTCTTGCTCtgacatcggctcgctcgaggaagaggattggaaggagagagccgatgaagcagaggaggaggatgagtccatggtggaggagggttTTTTCGATGGCCagagcagagcaaggggatgaagaggtgaactgtgCGGCGTGGTTAAATAAATGGGAtgtagtggaaatttaatgccatggcGGTTTTTGAGGAGGCGATGCCAAAACGctgtcaaatcttgcagagaagttgagaaggcagggcatcatgatgaagaatactgcgacggttctgctctgccacgacatgacctgacgaagaaaaagcagagtggttttggaattatcatttccaaaaccaggggggcatgtgttatcaccagaatttgaccggatcagaggtgggccgtaattaaagatgggcttgaagaatatacacggaagatatacatgaatcggccttgtacacgaagtttgggctagtttgcccgtgtatctgtaaatatagtaggatacgtgtcggttaggtagaatttggctcgtacacggttgggattattcccacgttagaaagtctacggactataaatatgtatctagggttattgagagaaacaacaatcacgttcaccacaaaccaatctagacgcatcgccaaccccttgtttcgagggtttctttcgggtaagcatcatgctgcctagatcggcgATCTAggtagtacacgtttattcgttgttcatgcgttgctcgtgctgaagccttgttgatggcgagcaacgtagttatcatagatgtgttagggttagcattgttttaccgtgttatatgcttttatccatgcaacccttagacatctaaccgcctttacacctatcttaggtgtaagggcggcaccttgcttggtccgtgtttagtagatccgatccgttatgattgctccttgttcttcaaggattagtttaatatctacatagttaggcattgcaaacgggttgaaggatccagtagcacgtggggtgtagtttgctagccctagataagatgttccggggatcaacttcatgttggtttttaggccttatctagggttgtTTTATTATCACcttacgtggctgccaggctcaatcacgtgtaggatgttccgattatgtggtgaaaaccctaaatcgtcgtaggtcgttttagctttatattgatcaagcaggaccaccatgtgatcgtagacctcatacgaatcatggatggatcggctccttgagccgattcacagggaaacctgagagccgatcgaggctcgcatttaatgtttacgtgtatgccatgcagaaaactaagcgaagcaaatccatcaccttcctgaccaggtataggtcaggtggcacgcccttgcaccagcatcgggacgtgcgtgcagaggctttgcgggccgtcgctcgagggaccagggccagccgcagttctgggagcctcccggctctacgtgttgcccgtcgctactcgccagtgggtttcggacgccaatatTGTGGTAACCATGCTCACATGTGGCAAGATCGAAGCAAGGCGATGTCCAACATGCATTGTGCCAAAATATATAAAGAAGGATTCTTCTCTCAACAATATTGGTATGCCATGACGTTTGTTATTTTTCTAGACAGATGTAGTACAAGAAAAATGGTGACTTCATGCATGCTTTATTTTCCAGTTTTTGAATATGTTCGAATCatatttggcttgatttcaaatttaggtaaaAACTTCTTGGCACTCGACTTGTGTGctactatacttggatgcaacaCACATTTTTGTTGACCATTGTTGTGGGATTCAACATCTTCAAGGCACACCCAATTTTTTCCCATTTTTTATTTGTAATTAGTTTGCTTGTGGCGATCaccattcaaatttgaacttaaatGGATTAAAAACAATCCAGTATATGGTTTCATGCTAAGTTAATTTGACAAACCTTCGAAATGGCGATCCTACCACGTGCGACCTACCCGTGAATTTTAGATTTTTCGCAGTGTGTATGCACACTGCACACATTAGCGAATAAAAAACACCTATTTTGACCCTTTGGCCactaataaaaataaataagacaTTTATGTGTGGCAAACCAACAATCTCTACTTCGCAAAATTGCACATATCTGCAAAAATGGGGCCATGATCCAAAAGTTTACCGTGGTTTTCGTAGTAACCAATTAAGCTCACATATGGGAAGAAACTAGCGAGGCGGACTCCAACATATATGGTTTCAAAATATGTGAAAGATTTTTGTCAAGTTTGAAATGGATATTGCATGAAGCATGCTCGAATGGGCAGGAAGCGAAATAGTCATACATGACACCATATATTGTTTGTGAATGACTCTTCACCCAAAACCCCTATGTATGATTGGTGTGGAATTTTTACTAGGCAGATGTACATACATGGCATGTGATGACTGCATGTGCATATTTCACTTTTTTTTGATGTGTTTGAACCTTGTTTGGTTGATTTTAAATTTGTCTCAAACTTTAGGTGTGTGCCATCTTGTACTATAGGTGGACGCAGAACCCATGATTGGGCATTGTTTTGgggtacctccaagtattttaaACCAAATGATTATGAATTTTAATTAAATGTTAAATTAGAATTCATTCGGCTAAAACTCGAAAATAAATCCAGATATAGTTGCACATCGAGATATTTGTATAAGGTAGACCACACGCATTGCTACACATGCCTTATATACGGTGGTGTTTTTTCTCATAAAGTGGATGCCCTAATCACCCCAAGCTTGGGACATATTGTGAATCTTGTCATGGcaaataacattgcgagactttccatcttatttTTTATATAGAAATGATTATCCAATATGGCATTGTAAAGTTCGAGAAAAAGATGTGTTCTTCATGCAGTTACAAACAAATAAGGTGCAAAATAGACACATtggattttcacacgaagtaaaCAATATAGGATGACAAATTCTTGGAAGTGACGGATTTTATAGATTTCCAAGTTTTTCCAGTTTAGATTAATTAACTCAACTTTCTCTAGACACAAATATCATATCACGGAACAAGAACGAGAATAGACTGAGGTGTGGGAAACTGGAGCATTACACCCGGAATCCGGGATTGTGTACCTGATCTATGCTATACACTTTGTCTTTGAAAGGAGGGTGAAGAAGTAAGAACACGTACACATATGCTACATGTTTTATTTAGACATTCTTACAGTCACATATGGATAATACATAAAACCACCATATTTGTTTGCTTTAGCCACGGTGATAAAATTACTCAGGCTCGAGTGAACTCGTCGAagggtcggtcaatgtacatctattaccgattcatctgcatgatataattaagcttattAAAAACCATTATAGAACATCATGATTAGTGAAACgatgtatatatatacacatgcattttatcaatgacaggtggaaggataaagttgttaacctcgatggagaagaaaaaagacagttaagtgtggcttgttttATGTGAACTTAAGTGGCAAAACCTCTTAGGAATTTCATCGAACGGCTCTTGTGCATATGAAGAGGGCAAAGCAATATACACCCCTATTGTACTAACAAGTGAAAAATAGCTAAGTGTGGCTCATACTTGGGCAAGGGCAAGGTATTTGTAGGCAAATGGGCACTTGGTCCCGGTTGGTAaggcaaaccgggaccaaagggtatGCCTTTGAtcccggttggtaatacaaaccgggaccaaagggtttcGAGGCCTGGCACGGCAGGCCGTGCCCTGCcgcaggcctttagtcccggtttgtaatacaaaccggaaccaaaggccccaaacaaACCGGGACCAGAGGGTGGGGTCGCTCCGCGccgaacgaaccgggaccaatgtccCCACTGGTCCCGACTCGTTTTAAAACCAGGATTATTGCTCCCATGGGTGCTGGACAAAATGTCTGTTCTCTATTAGTGTGATGTATCTAAAGGTGTTGATTTTGGACTATacataataataataatttttCCTAAAAATTTAGTCAAACTTCATGTTGTTTGAGTTTTAAAAATATAAAAGCCTTATTAATTTGAACGGATGTAGTACTTTATATGTATTTAAGGCCAAATTATTTTGCTCTCATACATCGAAAGTCATTGTATTGTTTTCCGAGGACTGACGGACAGTTGAAGCTCAAACATTAAAACACCTTCCCATAGACAATACAAGTATGGAAGCAGAGCATCAAATAGTTGTAGTCGTAGTTCGTGTTAATATAAGCATGAGATGGATCGACCACTTCATCGATCACTGCTTCTGCTGCTGCGGCTGCGATAGGGTGGACGTGTCGAAGGACCTCCGCCTTACGAGTAAGCAGGTGACCATGGCGGACGGCTTCTGCGAGTGCGTGTCGTCGAGCGTGCACAACACGAGGTCTGGCCGGTGCAGCGTCAGCGGGAGCCGGTCCTCGCCGATGACCAGTGCGGTGGCGTCCAGGAGAACGTGCCAGGCGTTGCGATGCGCCTCCGAGACCCAGTGCAGGGAGTAACTTGGCGGAGGCGGAGCAACTCCGTCACTATCTGCGGCTGAGACGGCGGGGTAGGCGAAGAGGCCCTTGGGCGCGAGCTTGGACTTGCGGCGGAAGTACTGGCTCAGCTGAGAGCCCTTGATGCGGAGGTCCAGCCAGGATTCCGGCGCGGCGATGACCTTAGCCTCCTTGTACGAAGCGAAGGCGCGGATGCAGTCGCGGTCCTCACCTAGGATCGACATGTAGTAGTTGTTCCGGAAGAATGGGTAGCTCTCACCGACCTGCGCATATGCAACTTCTTTTTCAGGTGGCTTAAGTTAAACAAGTGTTTTCTCTCTAATAAAGTTACACATATGTTTAGATTTCATTTCCAAATTAAAGGACTGTGGCAATTTTTGTACCAAAAACTGTTTTTATTTTCAGTTATAGTGGAAAGATATGTAAATTTTCCTCAATGAGAATGGAGTTTCATATGTCAGTTTCAACGACCTTAATTATGTAAGTGTTGAGGACCCTACCAGCATCATTGCGTCCTTGGGCGTGGCGGCGAAAAGCACGAGGTACTCGTCGTCGGTAAGCCCGCAGTGCCGGAGCACCCTATTCCGGGCCTGGATCTCGGGTATGGAGATGAAACTTCCCGTGAAGGATGACTTCTTTGTCAGGATGTCCAGCAGCCGCGACGGCTCCAGCCTAACCATGTCGATGTCTGGCCTCGCCGACGATGGTGACCCCGTCGGCGACGACCTCCGCCTCTCACTAGATCCACCCTCCGGCGAGGTCATACTGCCAGTGCTGTAGTAGGTGGAGTAGAGGTCGTCCTTGTCGCAGCTTTCCTCCTCGATGAGGCCGTGTGAGTACTGCGGGTACTTAGCCATCACGTACTGCTCCACGTAAAGCCGCTCGCCGGGCGTGATCGGCCCCGACCACCGCAGATCGAGGCCGTGTAGCGTCGAGATAGCCTCCGCGACGATGTGCGGCGGGATGTACTCCCGTGGGCACACCTTCTGTAATTTGGGGGCCGATATGTTTCGATGAATTCATAGGTTCAAAACCGAGCTTTGTTATAGACGAGAATTTAATGGAGTTACCTTAACAACCATGCTGTTTGGCCTTGAAGTGCTCGCAGTTGGAGGTTTggctaccaaggaacgaactccttTAAATTCTCCATCGGGTACACCCTAAATTATTAGTGAAGGCAAATCAAAACAGGAACACTGTGATTTTATGTTCTATCAAAAAAATTATAGCACAATATGGAGATATCTGATCATGCTTGCAAGAATATGAACAGTAGAACTTATGTTTTGACAAAGCACAGATAGATAATTTGCCACCAGTTTGCTGAAAAGCATACCTTTTGTTCCATGAGGAGATGAAACTCATCCAATTTCCCACACATGTTGTGTTCTAGACCTGTTGGCCTACAATGAAAATTCTAAGTGACAAAAACAATCGTGAAGGTGTATGATGAAGTCAATTAAGTATACGGTGATGCATAGCATCAAGTAGCAAGAAAGATGGCTGTTATTAATATGTTGGATCTCTGTCTCGGTTGCTTCTCAACTTGGCTTTTAGGGGTGGGGGGGTTGGCACTAGCTGTTTAACCATGGTTTGCCTTGGAATATAGTAGCAGCTAAGTTCGCCAGCTGTTTAACCATGGTTTGCCTTGAAATATAGCAATATACCACCCCGGTTGTACACTAGTTGATGAACACATAAGAAATATGGATGTCCCTGTCAATGAATCATAGATTAATTTTAGTGATAGCAAATATAAAGTTGTTTTACGTGTTGAACAATTGATATTAATAATTGTTGTGGCCATGGAACCCGGCTACAGGTATATTCCATGTTCGTCCCTCCATTATTGGTTGCTTGGACTTTATTAGAATGTAAATGTATTTCAACGACATCAATTAACTATTAACTCGATTTAAAAGAGAGATACATAGCGTGATGGACCATTCAAAGTATACAGACTTGGTCTTGCAGGAGTAgttctttagagcatctccaacaggcgtgcTATAATGCACACGCGCTAAATAAACCGCCAATATACAGCGCACGCAGACGGAATCGGTCCTCCAGCAAGTGCGCTATACGCGGCGGCGCTGCAAAAAATTTGGAGCGTGCGGCTTTTTGCACTATCCGGAGCGCCAAATATGACGCGTCGGCTGCAGCGCGCGGCATGTATGCGGATGCGCGCGAATACACAACGGCTGAAAATTCCCCCAGCGGCCTCCATTTTCCCACCGTGCCACTGCCGCACGATTCCGCCGCCGGCCCTGCTGTAGCTCGCCGCCGCGCCGTAGATCCGCCTCGCCCGTGCCTCCTGCCGGCAGTTCCGGCCGCTCCGCCGCGTTGTACCGACCGACCGCCATTGCCAACGATGGGCACAAGGCCGGCGCTTCTCCCCGCCTCCCCCGCGCCTTCTCCTCACCATACcccgcgccgccgtcgccatgCCGTCGTCGTCGAGCCTACTGTCAACATGGCGCAGCCAAGATGCTCGCTGGTTTGCTCGCAAGGTATGCGTCTCTGCCGACCGCCATCATTTTGTCGATTTTTTGCTAGTAGCTAGTTGTAGTGAAGTCAT
It includes:
- the LOC127312993 gene encoding uncharacterized protein, producing MCGKLDEFHLLMEQKGVPDGEFKGVRSLVAKPPTASTSRPNSMVVKKVCPREYIPPHIVAEAISTLHGLDLRWSGPITPGERLYVEQYVMAKYPQYSHGLIEEESCDKDDLYSTYYSTGSMTSPEGGSSERRRSSPTGSPSSARPDIDMVRLEPSRLLDILTKKSSFTGSFISIPEIQARNRVLRHCGLTDDEYLVLFAATPKDAMMLVGESYPFFRNNYYMSILGEDRDCIRAFASYKEAKVIAAPESWLDLRIKGSQLSQYFRRKSKLAPKGLFAYPAVSAADSDGVAPPPPSYSLHWVSEAHRNAWHVLLDATALVIGEDRLPLTLHRPDLVLCTLDDTHSQKPSAMVTCLLVRRRSFDTSTLSQPQQQKQ